The Betta splendens chromosome 7, fBetSpl5.4, whole genome shotgun sequence genome includes a window with the following:
- the LOC114858951 gene encoding leucine-rich repeat-containing G-protein coupled receptor 6 — MMSVLVLLCVAAGVWGHGPVQDRPGSAAPPCPPPCQCEDDGIFVMVDCSELGLSSVPEDLSPLTTYLDLSMNNISEIQPRAFHRLHLLSELRISGNQLKYISGHVLQGLYNLKVLMLQNNQLERLPDDAPWDLPNLLSLRLDANLLSEVPAGAFRGVRALRHLWLDDNSLTEIPVAALDSLPSLQAMTLALNQITYIPDYAFTNLSALVVLHLHNNQIQSMGTQCFDGLHSLETLDLNYNDLQEFPVAIRTLSKLQELGFHNNNIKAIPERAFVGNSQLQTIHFYENPIQSVGKSAFQFLPKLHTLSLNGATQIQEFPDLKGTTSLEVLTLTRAGLSALPLDLCEQLPCLRVLELSYNQIEDLPSFYHCSALQEIGLQHNKIKRIESNTFQQLTSLRALDLSWNLIQWIHPDAFASFHSLIKLDLSDNRLSSVPVLGLGTLTHLKLRGNTELYEAFSPEHFPHMRMIEMPYAYQCCVYASCDNYKPGSQWDMEQSNADEDLSKRTVAMYPIHADTHYDPDLEEFQMELEESKLQSSVQCTPTPGPFRPCDSLLGSWLVRVGLWSISLVSLLGNSLLLLSLFGSPNYLSPLRFTVACMGGSNLLTGVCTCTLALVDALTLGEFGQHGARWEGGPGCQATGWVWVFASEASVLLLTLAAVQCGVSVTCARAYGKPPSLGSVRLCALFCLALSLTLASLPLAGVGEYRSSPFCLPSPLPPPSSRLMSALGFPLALIMMNTLCLLIVTGSYIRLYWELLRGECEGLWDCAMIKHVAWLIFTNGLLYVPVAFLSLCSLLGLLSLGEEVLKSVLLLLQPLPACLNPLLFLLFTRDHSQFVFWPRPKARPQLRRDRTLDSLVSVETEKSSCSDSSTQVSLTDADPLYSGGSPLQPRLDPMRFSQCSSTSSVALIPCEITAATDRNRLTGSLDEDECLSSSDQEVLHNTCPRYHSTTSSSHA; from the exons ATGATGTCTGTGCTCGTACTCCTCTGCGTGGCCGCGGGGGTCTGGGGGCACGGCCCGGTCCAGGACAGACCGGGCtcagcggcgccgccgtgcCCGCCGCCGTGCCAGTGCGAGGACGACGGGATCTTCGTCATGGTGGACTGCTCCGAACTGGGACTATCGTCGGTTCCCGAGGACCTCAGTCCTCTCACCACCTACCT GGATCTGAGTATGAACAACATTAGCGAGATCCAACCCAGAGCCTTCCACCGACTGCACCTGTTATCGGAACT GCGGATCTCAGGGAATCAGCTGAAGTACATTTCAGGCCATGTTCTCCAAGGCCTCTACAACCTCAAAGTTCT GATGCTACAAAACAATCAGCTGGAGAGACTTCCTGATGACGCTCCGTGGGATCTCCCCAACCTCCTGTCATT GCGTCTTGATGCTAACCTCTTGTCTGAGGTTCCGGCTGGGGCCTTCAGAGGGGTTCGCGCTCTCAGACACCTGTGGCTGGATGACAACTCTCTCACAGAGATCCCAGTCGCGGCCCTGGACTCTCTGCCCTCGCTGCAGGCCATGACGCTGGCCCTCAATCAGATCACATACATCCCAGACTATGCATTCACCAACCTCTCCGCCCTCGTCGTTCT GCATCTCCACAACAACCAGATCCAGAGCATGGGCACGCAGTGTTTTGATGGTTTACACAGTTTAGAGACACT GGATTTAAACTACAATGATTTGCAGGAGTTCCCTGTGGCCATCAGGACATTAAGCAAGCTTCAGGAACT GGGCTTCCATAACAACAATATCAAAGCCATCCCTGAGAGGGCTTTTGTGGGAAACTCTCAGCTCCAGACCAT CCATTTCTATGAGAACCCCATCCAGTCTGTGGGAAAATCTGCCTTCCAGTTCTTACCTaagctgcacacact TTCCCTGAACGGAGCAACCCAGATTCAAGAGTTCCCTGATCTGAAAGGAACCACCAGCCTGGAAGTTTT GACGCTGACTCGAGCCGGCCTCTCGGCGCTCCCTCTGGATCTGTGTGAGCAGCTGCCTTGCCTCAGAGTGCT ggagCTGTCTTACAACCAGATAGAGGATCTGCCAAGTTTCTACCACTGCTCTGCACTGCAAGAGAT AGGGCTACAGCATAACAAGATAAAGAGGATAGAGTCAAACACCTTCCAGCAGCTCACGTCGCTAAGAGCTCT cgATCTGAGCTGGAATCTGATTCAGTGGATCCACCCGGATGCCTTCGCCTCATTTCACTCTTTGATCAAACT GGACCTGTCCGACAACCGTCTCAGCTCAGTACCTGTTTTAGGATTGGGGACTCTAACGCATCTCAAGCTGAGGGGAAACACAGAGTTGTATGAGGCCTTTAGTCCTGAGCACTTCCCCCATATGAG GATGATAGAGATGCCTTATGCCTACCAGTGCTGCGTATATGCCTCCTGTGACAATTACAAGCCGGGCAGTCAGTGGGACATGGAGCAAAGCAACGCTGACGAAGACTTAAGCAAGAGGACTGTAGCCATGTACCCGATTCACGCTGACACGCACT ACGACCCCGACCTGGAGGAGTTCCAAATGGAATTAGAAGAATCCAAATTACAGTCAAGTGTACAGTGCACACCCACACCAG GTCCATTCCGCCCCTGTGACTCTCTACTGGGCAGCTGGTTGGTCCGTGTGGGCTTGTGGTCCATCTCCCTGGTGTCCCTGTTGGGGaactccctcctgctcctctccctttTTGGCTCACCCAATTACCTTTCCCCACTCCGCTTCACGGTGGCCTGTATGGGAGGTTCAAACCTGCTGACGGGTGTGTGCACGTGCACCTTGGCCCTCGTGGACGCGCTCACGCTGGGAGAATTTGGCCAACACGGTGCCCGCTGGGAGGGGGGTCCCGGTTGTCAGGCGACAGGATGGGTGTGGGTGTTTGCATCCGAAGccagtgtcctgctgctgaCGCTCGCTGCTGTGCAGTGTGGCGTGAGCGTGACCTGTGCGAGGGCATATGGGAAGCCCCCGTCCCTTGGAAGCGTACGTCTATGTGCGCTtttctgcctcgctctctccctcacccTCGCCTCTCTACCACTGGCGGGAGTTGGGGAGTACAGATCCTCACCCTTCTGCCTGCCTTCACCTCTGCCACCGCCTTCGTCTCGGCTGATGTCCGCTTTGGGCTTCCCTTTAGCGCTAATTATGATGAACACCCTCTGTTTGCTAATAGTCACGGGTTCATACATTCGCCTTTATTGGGAGCTACTTAGAGGAGAGTGTGAGGGCCTGTGGGACTGTGCCATGATTAAACACGTTGCCTGGCTAATATTCACCAACGGCCTCCTCTATGTACCAGtggcttttctctccctctgctccctccttgGTCTCCTCTCTCTGGGAGAGGAGGTACTAAAATCAGtgctcctgcttctccagccCCTTCCCGCCTGCCTCaaccccctcctcttcctccttttcacaCGAGACCACTCCCAGTTCGTCTTCTGGCCTCGCCCCAAAGCTCGGCCACAGCTACGTCGAGACCGCACCCTGGACTCGCTGGTTTCAGTTGAAACAGAGAAGAGTTCGTGCTCCGATTCATCAACACAGGTTTCCCTTACTGACGCAGACCCTCTCTATAGTGGGGGGTCCCCCCTCCAACCCAGACTGGATCCAATGAGATTTTCCCAATGCTCTTCCACTTCCTCTGTTGCTCTCATTCCTTGCGAGATCACAGCTGCCACTGACAGAAACAGACTGACAGGAAGCCTGGACGAAGACGAATGTCTGTCAAGCTCGGATCAAGAAGTGCTTCACAACACTTGCCCTCGGTATCACTCAACCACATCTTCCTCTCATGCATGA